The Metamycoplasma cloacale genome includes a region encoding these proteins:
- a CDS encoding P80 family lipoprotein yields the protein MKLKRKYLFLSSAILSTIAVPLISSSCEREEKLVEFAIPFSIKDKRSQTLKTLINRYNRESLLKNENHRSISLIYSSTSRETLYYKLSLQLKIDDPSIPSLIMYYPSAAWLINSYNKAIDFSNEIKNSGIINQYLEINNKISLNHSNKFVLPLGNSTDMLVINKLNLGYFLSELKSFLSNNFPDKKLLDDNNSSILNSVVEHYEQSSPTIKEQIRSFWGINFQDNLEKIKNKNFNYSDNIFKFNDDLFQISNDIADIIEPNLNARILYSRHITNLFYNLSFNNGNGNYDDFILKYNQNNLIDYDSIYDPNTKQHQSLRKTYESLNNLINKKALYIDKNQTDSQRFIPPASYDTIFTLTTNNAYNWIIGDNAIYDANGAERESLLKKEDFLFFQAPTKNNATQTIETFINQGVNIVGIKHDNEKDKVVKDFIEWMYDQNNKIDWRDTATINDEMLSSLTPSEYYAYVNNYIFPSSNFIENYKNINESKINLSNLNYIHMIEKLSSNESVLFEEPVDHLSDAFRNKIKYTMNSVALKNNFDETTFEWFIDILRTTS from the coding sequence ATGAAATTGAAAAGAAAATATTTATTTTTATCATCAGCTATTTTATCTACAATAGCTGTTCCATTAATATCAAGCTCATGTGAGAGAGAAGAAAAATTAGTTGAATTTGCAATTCCTTTTTCTATAAAAGATAAGCGGTCACAAACTTTAAAAACATTAATAAATCGCTATAATCGTGAATCTTTATTAAAAAATGAAAATCATCGCTCAATCTCTTTAATTTATTCATCAACCTCACGTGAAACTTTGTATTACAAGTTATCATTGCAATTAAAAATTGACGATCCATCTATACCGAGTTTAATTATGTATTATCCATCTGCGGCGTGATTGATTAATTCATATAACAAAGCAATTGATTTTAGCAATGAAATTAAAAATTCAGGAATTATTAATCAATATTTAGAAATTAATAATAAGATATCCTTAAATCATTCAAATAAATTCGTGTTACCATTAGGAAATAGCACTGATATGTTGGTAATTAACAAATTAAATTTAGGATATTTTCTATCAGAATTAAAATCATTTTTATCAAACAACTTTCCTGATAAAAAACTTTTAGATGATAACAATAGTTCAATTTTAAATTCAGTCGTTGAACATTACGAGCAAAGCAGTCCTACAATTAAAGAACAAATTAGAAGCTTTTGAGGAATTAATTTTCAAGATAATTTAGAAAAAATTAAGAACAAAAATTTTAATTATAGTGATAACATATTTAAATTCAATGATGATTTATTTCAAATTTCAAATGACATAGCTGATATTATTGAACCAAATTTAAATGCAAGAATTTTATATAGCAGACATATAACTAATTTGTTTTATAATTTATCTTTTAACAACGGAAATGGTAATTATGATGATTTTATTTTAAAATATAATCAAAACAATTTAATCGACTATGATTCAATATACGATCCAAATACTAAACAACATCAAAGCTTAAGAAAAACATATGAATCACTTAATAATTTAATTAATAAAAAAGCGTTATATATTGACAAGAATCAAACAGATAGTCAAAGATTTATTCCGCCCGCATCATATGATACTATATTCACTTTAACAACAAATAATGCTTACAATTGAATTATCGGAGATAATGCAATTTATGATGCGAACGGTGCTGAGAGAGAGTCATTATTAAAAAAAGAAGATTTCTTATTTTTCCAAGCGCCAACTAAAAATAATGCAACTCAAACCATAGAAACATTTATCAATCAAGGTGTTAATATTGTTGGTATTAAACATGACAATGAAAAAGATAAGGTTGTTAAAGATTTTATTGAATGGATGTACGATCAAAATAACAAAATTGATTGAAGAGACACAGCAACTATTAATGATGAAATGCTTTCTTCATTAACCCCTAGTGAATATTACGCTTATGTAAATAATTACATTTTTCCTTCATCAAACTTTATAGAAAACTATAAAAATATAAATGAATCAAAAATCAATCTTTCAAATTTAAATTATATTCACATGATTGAGAAATTATCTTCGAATGAATCAGTTTTATTTGAAGAACCAGTCGATCATCTAAGTGATGCATTTAGAAATAAAATTAAATATACAATGAATTCAGTTGCTCTGAAAAATAATTTTGATGAGACAACATTTGAATGATTTATTGACATATTAAGAACAACTTCATAA